In Sphingobacterium thalpophilum, a genomic segment contains:
- a CDS encoding transposase translates to MQETFDRCLASKNVGLVRADSGFYTEDILSYLEESTKNYVIAVRMYPNIKSEVLGERNWISLSKGIELSEMTFGHLNGKERRYIIVKKRVDDRPNSGGKLFDEMPGYRYSCYVTNMDMPLDQIWNVYNSRADCENRIKELKQDFGLENFCLQNFWATEASFRFIMIAYNLISLFRHFALNEHNKAMHSTLKSYCFALGAWTAKHANRKVLKIALPTKRRQWMAFSPKLKTYLLNSFIANAYSGFNFDFFQTAG, encoded by the coding sequence ATGCAAGAAACATTTGACCGCTGTTTGGCAAGTAAGAATGTGGGCTTAGTGCGAGCAGATAGTGGCTTTTATACCGAGGATATTTTGAGCTATCTGGAAGAATCAACTAAAAATTATGTGATTGCTGTCAGGATGTATCCCAATATCAAATCGGAAGTTTTGGGAGAGCGTAACTGGATATCGCTAAGTAAAGGAATAGAATTGTCAGAAATGACATTCGGGCATCTTAATGGAAAAGAACGACGTTATATTATTGTGAAAAAACGGGTAGATGACCGTCCCAATAGCGGAGGAAAGCTCTTTGACGAAATGCCCGGTTACAGGTACAGTTGCTATGTGACCAATATGGATATGCCATTAGACCAAATTTGGAATGTTTACAATAGTAGAGCGGATTGTGAAAATAGGATCAAAGAACTGAAGCAGGATTTTGGATTAGAAAACTTCTGCTTACAGAACTTTTGGGCAACAGAAGCATCTTTCAGATTCATTATGATAGCGTACAATCTGATTAGTTTATTCCGTCATTTTGCATTAAATGAACATAACAAAGCTATGCATAGTACACTTAAATCCTATTGCTTTGCATTAGGAGCTTGGACGGCGAAACATGCAAATAGAAAGGTGCTAAAAATAGCATTGCCTACAAAAAGAAGACAATGGATGGCATTTTCTCCAAAATTGAAAACCTACCTCCTAAACTCGTTTATAGCTAATGCATATTCCGGGTTCAACTTCGATTTTTTTCAAACTGCTGGATAA
- a CDS encoding PAS domain S-box protein: protein MDIYPIPLNEDDRLDHLKKFNLLNLSKDADFDVIAQGAANFTGCPVALVSIMEKDNQRVQSCIGMEVDTVERKQTICQYTLMSRDALVIEDTLLDKRTASNPLVKEADIRFYAGVPIIDEDGFTLGTLCVLDFLPKKLNQNQIDLLYALAKNVSQLYTYKKLKVESGYYTDILKLTQNLIGVIDSDLNIKEINHSFSLTFSQENNQIIGQPFLAFFTADTQKELKQAFKDTLSGQEVTIYTYSLSDKNRLITIQWHFEYEEKYNEFFAIGRDITKENQERLKLLDSERRFRNYFENSLGLMSMHDLDGNILSVNEKGRELLGYQESEVKDLKLSDLIPPENRPLYDQYMKQLIEHGQMRGMMTLLKKSGEKLFFLYHNVLETDIEGRPYVGSMALDMTDRRKLELDLLHTKQILEQTDAVAQVGGWEVGLSNDKVYLSPQAKQIMQMHEVHDLDLETAFANFQPQSSIILQEAFKIAVTQGIPYDLEIEIQPPNQERQWVRVKGVPEFSDGVCTRIFGIIQNIHESKTMHLEMERKESMLRTFVEYVPAAVAMLDHNLNYLYVSNQWLEEFNFSKSKIQNRNIGELSTDIPEYRLEIYRNALKGISYKNTHEVMFIGKDKIEKHLNWEVRPWYITEGEIGGIIIFVQNISEEVKKNEELITAQQSAVAANKAKSEFLANMSHEIRTPLNGVIGFSDLLLQTPLNDLQQQYLKYINESGNSLLSIINDILDFSKIESGKLELYIDKCNLYEVCSQVVDVILFQAQSKGLELLLNVPEDLDLNIWVDDSRLKQVLINLMSNAVKFTDKGEIELKVQQISEVGSKIKLRFSVRDTGIGIAEEKQDKIFQAFTQEDSSISKRYGGTGLGLTISNNLLKYMDSNLQLLSEAGNGATFFFDLEVKFEKAITNSRNLEVPIKRALVVDDNTNNRIIMEHMLKYKGIDATLA, encoded by the coding sequence ATGGACATATACCCTATACCTTTAAACGAAGATGATCGATTGGATCATCTAAAGAAATTCAACCTTCTGAACCTTAGTAAGGATGCCGACTTTGATGTCATTGCGCAAGGAGCTGCTAACTTCACTGGGTGCCCCGTCGCCTTAGTTAGCATCATGGAAAAAGACAATCAACGCGTCCAAAGTTGCATCGGAATGGAGGTTGATACGGTAGAAAGAAAACAAACAATCTGTCAATACACATTAATGAGCAGAGATGCCCTAGTCATCGAAGATACATTACTTGATAAAAGGACAGCATCAAACCCTTTAGTGAAAGAGGCAGATATAAGATTTTATGCCGGCGTGCCTATTATCGACGAGGATGGTTTTACCCTAGGCACTCTTTGTGTTCTTGATTTTCTCCCTAAAAAACTTAACCAAAACCAAATTGACCTCCTTTATGCGCTTGCCAAAAATGTAAGCCAACTTTATACTTACAAAAAGTTAAAGGTGGAGTCCGGTTATTATACAGATATATTAAAGCTTACTCAAAATTTAATTGGTGTAATAGATAGTGATTTAAACATAAAAGAAATTAATCATTCATTCTCGCTAACATTTAGTCAGGAAAATAACCAAATAATTGGCCAACCTTTCTTAGCATTTTTCACAGCCGATACACAAAAAGAATTAAAACAAGCATTCAAAGACACATTATCGGGCCAGGAAGTAACTATTTATACATATTCACTTTCTGATAAGAATCGTTTAATAACTATACAATGGCACTTTGAGTACGAAGAAAAATACAATGAATTTTTCGCAATTGGACGTGACATAACTAAGGAAAACCAAGAACGCTTGAAATTGCTGGACTCTGAAAGACGATTTAGAAATTATTTCGAGAATTCTTTGGGCCTAATGAGTATGCATGATTTAGATGGAAATATTTTAAGTGTTAACGAGAAAGGACGGGAGCTCCTGGGGTATCAAGAAAGTGAAGTAAAGGACCTTAAATTAAGTGACTTAATACCTCCAGAAAATAGACCACTATATGATCAGTATATGAAACAACTGATTGAGCATGGACAAATGAGAGGGATGATGACCTTACTAAAAAAATCAGGAGAAAAACTCTTTTTTCTGTACCATAATGTATTGGAGACCGACATAGAAGGCAGGCCATATGTGGGAAGTATGGCCTTAGATATGACCGACAGAAGAAAATTAGAGTTAGATCTTTTACACACTAAACAAATTTTAGAGCAAACCGATGCCGTAGCTCAAGTCGGTGGATGGGAAGTTGGCCTTAGTAATGATAAAGTGTACTTATCTCCACAAGCCAAACAAATTATGCAAATGCATGAAGTTCATGATCTCGATCTAGAAACAGCTTTTGCTAATTTCCAACCTCAGTCGTCTATTATACTTCAAGAGGCTTTCAAAATTGCCGTCACTCAAGGAATACCCTATGATTTAGAAATAGAGATCCAGCCGCCTAATCAAGAAAGACAATGGGTACGAGTAAAAGGTGTACCTGAGTTCTCCGATGGTGTGTGTACTCGGATATTTGGAATCATACAAAACATTCACGAGAGTAAGACTATGCATCTGGAGATGGAAAGAAAAGAATCCATGCTTCGAACATTCGTTGAATATGTCCCTGCAGCTGTTGCTATGCTTGACCATAATCTCAACTACCTATACGTCAGCAATCAGTGGCTAGAGGAATTTAATTTTTCAAAATCTAAAATCCAAAACAGAAATATTGGTGAATTATCAACCGATATTCCAGAGTATCGATTAGAAATATATAGAAATGCTTTAAAAGGAATTTCTTACAAGAACACCCATGAGGTAATGTTTATCGGAAAAGATAAAATAGAAAAGCATCTTAATTGGGAGGTTCGACCTTGGTATATCACAGAAGGAGAAATTGGAGGTATAATTATTTTTGTCCAAAATATATCAGAAGAAGTAAAGAAAAACGAAGAATTAATCACTGCACAACAATCCGCAGTGGCAGCCAATAAAGCAAAGTCTGAATTCTTAGCAAATATGAGTCACGAAATACGCACACCCCTAAATGGCGTAATCGGCTTTTCAGATCTGCTACTTCAAACCCCTTTGAATGATCTGCAACAGCAGTACCTTAAATATATAAATGAATCGGGTAATAGTCTGTTAAGTATTATCAATGATATATTAGATTTCTCCAAAATAGAGTCTGGCAAACTCGAACTATATATTGATAAATGCAACTTATACGAGGTATGTAGTCAAGTTGTAGATGTAATCTTGTTTCAAGCGCAAAGCAAAGGCTTAGAATTATTACTTAATGTACCTGAAGATCTTGATTTGAATATTTGGGTGGATGATTCGCGCTTAAAGCAAGTTTTAATAAACTTAATGAGTAACGCTGTTAAGTTTACCGATAAAGGGGAAATCGAACTTAAAGTTCAACAAATTAGTGAGGTGGGATCAAAAATAAAACTTCGATTCTCGGTGAGAGATACAGGAATAGGTATTGCAGAAGAAAAACAGGACAAAATATTTCAGGCATTTACGCAGGAAGATAGCTCTATTAGTAAGCGGTATGGTGGAACGGGCCTAGGTCTGACCATATCTAACAACTTATTAAAATACATGGACAGCAATTTGCAACTTCTCAGTGAGGCAGGAAATGGGGCTACTTTCTTTTTTGATTTAGAAGTTAAGTTTGAAAAGGCAATAACGAACTCCAGAAATCTCGAAGTCCCTATCAAACGGGCTTTGGTTGTAGATGACAACACGAATAATCGGATTATAATGGAGCATATGCTTAAGTATAAAGGCATTGATGCAACCTTAGCATAA
- a CDS encoding transposase codes for MDNHPVSAQLVGLFFQMDGKQLQDQYKNHLSDFQDWDQKPHAEQWTLFPDNISEHLSIDETSFSNGELYTIVSSKSAKGRKGTILATIRGTKAEDIIAVLERIPLKLRNKVREVTMDMAPNMAKAIRRCFRNARRVIDRFHVQKLAYDAVQELRIKYRWEVLDAESKKIMESRKRGIPYDPELLPNGDTLKQLLARSRHLLFKHPSRWSESQKRRAELLFIRFPKLKQAYDLGVALGDIFNKCRDKKVAFTKLGLWHNQVENAGIASFESVARSIAAHHQYILHYFDNRSTNASAESFNAKLKAFRSVFRGVRDTTFFLYRVMKLYA; via the coding sequence TTGGATAATCATCCTGTAAGCGCCCAATTGGTAGGTCTGTTCTTCCAAATGGACGGTAAGCAACTACAGGATCAATACAAGAACCATCTCAGTGACTTCCAGGACTGGGACCAAAAGCCACACGCAGAGCAATGGACCCTTTTTCCTGATAACATATCGGAACACCTGAGCATCGATGAGACCAGCTTTAGCAACGGTGAACTTTACACGATCGTAAGCAGTAAATCAGCAAAGGGCAGGAAGGGAACCATATTGGCTACCATAAGAGGGACAAAGGCGGAAGATATTATTGCTGTATTAGAGCGCATTCCACTTAAACTAAGGAACAAAGTTAGGGAAGTAACGATGGATATGGCCCCCAATATGGCAAAGGCTATCCGTAGGTGTTTCAGAAATGCCAGAAGGGTTATCGATCGGTTTCATGTACAAAAACTTGCTTATGATGCTGTTCAGGAACTCCGTATCAAATACCGATGGGAAGTCTTAGATGCAGAAAGCAAAAAAATAATGGAATCGCGAAAACGGGGTATCCCATATGACCCCGAGTTGTTGCCTAATGGTGATACGCTCAAACAGCTATTAGCTAGGTCGAGACACCTCCTGTTCAAGCATCCAAGTCGATGGTCGGAAAGCCAAAAACGCCGTGCAGAACTGCTGTTCATCAGGTTTCCCAAGCTAAAACAGGCTTATGATCTTGGAGTTGCCTTAGGTGACATCTTCAATAAATGCAGGGATAAAAAAGTTGCTTTCACAAAGTTAGGACTGTGGCACAACCAGGTTGAGAACGCGGGTATTGCTTCATTCGAGAGTGTCGCAAGATCCATTGCAGCACATCATCAATACATTCTCCACTACTTCGACAATAGAAGCACCAATGCATCCGCAGAGTCCTTCAATGCAAAACTCAAAGCTTTCAGGAGCGTCTTCCGTGGAGTAAGGGATACAACATTCTTCCTGTACAGAGTGATGAAATTGTATGCTTAA
- the istA gene encoding IS21 family transposase, giving the protein MAGQRKDKMELRTLILLKKKGLSNRKVAQIMNINRKTVDSYIKRFKVLELDHAELLAMDDANLHDLFTQDDQTEKMRYEHLSSQFSKIQQELKRPGATLQTLWQNYLLEYPDGYRYTQFTTHYRKWRGKIKASGKLDHKAGEKLFVDFTGKKMSYVDRGTGEVIPVEIFVAVYPCSQYTFVKAVASQKREDFIDCLNSCLQWSGGVPQAIVSDNLKSAVSKGSKYAPEINKTLADFALFHSCVVDPARPYHPQDKALVERSVTLVYQRIFYPLDKQTFFSLKELNVAIAEQLVLYNDYLFSHGGSTRRSQFIDMEKEHLTPLPLSTYNLRYFRRAKVQKISHIYLNADRNYYSVPHRYIGHHVEVQYNNDTVEVFYNFQRIAKHQRCFRPGNYATIADHMPSSHQVYNHWSPMYFEQRAEAVGPSAQQYIRQLIAQYSYPELGYKQAQGILALVKTHSVSRVENACKRGLFHHKSSYQTIVNILKNKLDTLEEEVQQTFHIPEHENLRDTSIYR; this is encoded by the coding sequence ATGGCAGGACAACGGAAAGACAAAATGGAACTCAGAACACTTATCCTTCTAAAGAAAAAAGGACTTAGTAACCGTAAGGTTGCCCAGATAATGAACATCAACCGTAAAACGGTGGACAGCTATATTAAGCGGTTTAAAGTACTAGAATTAGATCATGCTGAACTTCTAGCTATGGATGATGCAAATCTTCATGATCTTTTTACCCAGGATGACCAAACCGAAAAGATGCGATATGAACACCTGTCATCTCAGTTCAGTAAGATACAGCAAGAGCTTAAGCGCCCTGGGGCCACCTTGCAGACGTTATGGCAAAATTACCTACTTGAATATCCTGATGGTTACCGCTATACCCAATTTACCACCCATTACAGAAAGTGGAGAGGCAAGATCAAAGCTTCGGGGAAACTGGATCATAAAGCGGGTGAAAAACTTTTCGTAGACTTTACAGGCAAAAAGATGTCCTATGTTGATAGAGGTACAGGAGAGGTTATCCCTGTCGAAATCTTCGTTGCCGTCTATCCCTGCAGTCAATATACGTTTGTAAAAGCCGTTGCAAGCCAAAAACGTGAAGATTTTATCGATTGCCTTAATAGCTGTTTGCAGTGGTCTGGTGGCGTGCCGCAGGCTATTGTATCTGACAATCTTAAATCAGCCGTGAGTAAAGGCTCCAAATATGCCCCAGAAATCAATAAAACACTTGCCGACTTTGCACTCTTTCATAGTTGTGTAGTAGATCCTGCCCGCCCATATCACCCACAAGATAAAGCTCTTGTAGAACGTAGTGTAACATTGGTCTACCAGCGTATCTTTTACCCACTGGACAAACAGACCTTCTTTAGTTTGAAAGAACTTAATGTAGCCATAGCAGAACAGTTGGTGTTATATAATGATTATTTGTTCTCACATGGAGGCTCCACTAGGAGGAGCCAATTTATTGATATGGAAAAAGAACACCTAACCCCGTTACCTTTATCAACCTATAACTTGCGGTACTTTAGACGAGCAAAAGTGCAGAAGATATCGCATATATATCTCAATGCTGATAGAAACTACTATAGTGTACCTCACCGTTATATTGGCCATCATGTAGAAGTTCAATATAACAATGACACTGTTGAGGTCTTTTATAACTTTCAGCGTATAGCAAAGCATCAGCGGTGCTTTCGACCGGGTAACTATGCCACCATCGCAGATCATATGCCTTCTTCACATCAGGTTTATAACCACTGGAGTCCGATGTACTTTGAACAGCGGGCCGAAGCTGTTGGACCATCTGCACAACAATATATCCGCCAACTAATTGCACAGTATAGCTACCCTGAACTAGGGTATAAACAGGCACAGGGAATACTTGCTCTTGTGAAAACCCATAGCGTTTCCCGCGTTGAAAACGCCTGTAAGAGAGGTCTTTTCCATCATAAATCATCTTACCAAACGATAGTCAATATCCTTAAAAATAAACTTGACACTCTAGAAGAGGAAGTACAACAGACCTTCCATATCCCTGAGCATGAAAATCTACGGGACACCTCGATTTACAGATAG
- a CDS encoding transposase, translating to MQEAERKLLSLLMPEGLLEYFQILEVDQVDNQLHIYLDELNIAPTGYQNSKLESKGFMPSTEISDFPIRGQKVTLHIRRRRWTVLDTGEIITRDWNLVREGARMTTEFGLFLKKIFG from the coding sequence TTGCAAGAAGCCGAACGTAAATTACTGTCCCTATTGATGCCCGAAGGGCTATTGGAATACTTTCAGATTTTAGAAGTCGATCAGGTTGACAATCAGCTCCACATTTATTTAGATGAGCTTAATATTGCTCCGACAGGCTATCAGAACAGCAAGTTGGAGTCAAAGGGCTTCATGCCTTCCACTGAGATTTCAGACTTTCCCATTCGAGGCCAGAAAGTTACGCTACATATCCGCCGTCGTCGCTGGACGGTCCTGGATACCGGAGAGATCATCACAAGAGATTGGAATCTGGTGCGTGAGGGTGCTCGAATGACTACGGAATTCGGGCTTTTTTTAAAGAAGATATTTGGATAA
- a CDS encoding response regulator — translation MKNIMGSKNMEIPLIILHTSFEKKELLSHLSDDNEIVSLMKPIKTDKLYLAINQSLHKHNQDKEQNKSLPNSSIGADDLLGKTESTVSILVADDNAVNMQLNLRMLAGLLPKAEIIAVSDGEQAVNSCKENQFDFLLMDVQMPNMDGIEATKRIRQMHNYKHTPIIAITAGNTLNEKQKCLQAGMTQFLAKPIRLEDLKNVILGALPNPLAKESIQTDNTDLDFDISVLESNYTNDAEFKSYFLDLVIQELENIQYTLNQAMEFKDVSSLKSILHKLKGTASHVGFAKLSQVTKELESKILNQEPFRWNEILNIVSEIDRGIKIIQKLINNPDQSRENR, via the coding sequence ATGAAAAACATTATGGGTAGTAAGAATATGGAAATACCCTTAATCATTTTGCACACTTCATTCGAAAAGAAAGAATTATTATCACACTTAAGCGACGATAATGAAATTGTTAGCTTGATGAAACCAATTAAGACGGACAAATTATATTTAGCGATAAACCAATCATTACACAAACACAATCAAGATAAGGAACAAAATAAATCACTACCTAATAGTAGCATCGGGGCAGATGATTTATTGGGCAAAACCGAATCTACGGTCTCCATATTGGTTGCCGATGACAACGCGGTGAATATGCAGTTAAATCTCCGCATGTTAGCTGGTCTATTACCTAAGGCCGAAATAATCGCAGTAAGCGATGGAGAACAGGCGGTCAATTCCTGTAAAGAAAATCAGTTTGATTTTCTTTTAATGGATGTGCAAATGCCAAACATGGATGGTATAGAGGCGACTAAAAGAATAAGACAAATGCATAATTATAAACATACCCCTATCATTGCAATCACTGCCGGTAATACACTGAACGAAAAACAAAAATGTTTGCAAGCAGGCATGACTCAATTTCTTGCTAAACCTATTCGCCTTGAAGATTTAAAAAATGTAATTTTAGGAGCCCTGCCGAATCCTCTTGCTAAAGAAAGTATCCAAACCGATAACACGGATCTAGATTTTGATATTTCGGTTCTTGAAAGTAACTACACCAATGATGCAGAGTTCAAAAGCTATTTTCTTGACCTTGTAATTCAAGAATTAGAAAACATCCAATACACTTTAAACCAAGCAATGGAGTTTAAGGATGTCTCATCCCTTAAATCAATACTTCATAAACTTAAAGGTACGGCCTCGCATGTGGGGTTCGCAAAACTGTCTCAAGTTACTAAAGAATTGGAAAGTAAAATTTTAAACCAAGAACCGTTTCGATGGAACGAAATATTAAATATCGTGAGTGAAATAGACAGAGGTATTAAGATTATCCAGAAGCTAATAAATAATCCCGATCAGAGCCGAGAAAACAGGTAA
- a CDS encoding ATP-binding protein gives MPEQQNIEYKQNWHEEYLKWVCGFANAQGGVIYIGKDDNGNVVGLEDYKKLMDDIPNKIRNAMGITVEVNLHEEAGKHFIEIVTHPYSVPISLRGRYYYRSGSTKQELTGASLNEFLLKKSGKTWDDVIEPRATFDDIDENTFSAFLKMSEEKGRMPETIGLTIRQILDKLLLTESGQLKRVAIILFGKNPAKFYPNTFVKIGRFRENDILFHDVAEGNLITLLREVTNQLNHKYLTQKIHFEGLYRIETGEYPTPAIREMLLNALIHRNYMGAMTQIRVYDDNINVWNDGTLPAGISSEALKRPHRSNPRNPIIADVCFKGGLIDSWGSGTIKIIDTCKQAELPEPELIEQDGGFSVTLFKNKLTVEQLTKLGLNERQLKAVDYVKEKGKITNREYQTINSISERTASRELSDLVDKEVLKSSETKGAGSYFYLSSE, from the coding sequence ATGCCCGAACAGCAGAATATAGAATATAAACAGAATTGGCACGAAGAATATCTTAAGTGGGTTTGTGGTTTTGCTAATGCACAAGGTGGGGTGATTTACATCGGGAAAGACGATAATGGAAATGTTGTCGGCTTGGAGGATTATAAAAAGTTGATGGATGATATTCCTAACAAAATCCGAAATGCGATGGGGATAACCGTTGAGGTAAATTTGCACGAGGAAGCAGGGAAACATTTTATTGAAATCGTTACGCACCCTTATTCCGTGCCTATTTCATTGCGTGGTAGATATTATTACCGTAGCGGAAGCACTAAGCAGGAATTGACTGGCGCATCACTCAATGAGTTTTTGTTGAAGAAATCGGGCAAAACGTGGGATGATGTGATTGAGCCAAGAGCAACGTTTGATGATATAGATGAAAATACCTTTTCTGCATTCTTGAAAATGTCAGAAGAAAAAGGTCGGATGCCCGAAACAATTGGTTTAACCATTCGACAGATACTCGATAAGCTTCTGTTGACTGAAAGCGGACAGTTGAAAAGAGTTGCTATTATTCTGTTTGGGAAAAACCCTGCAAAGTTTTATCCGAATACGTTTGTGAAAATCGGACGTTTCAGAGAGAACGATATTTTATTTCACGATGTAGCAGAGGGTAATTTGATTACACTTTTGCGAGAAGTTACGAATCAGCTCAATCATAAGTATCTCACACAGAAAATTCATTTTGAGGGTTTGTATCGTATTGAAACAGGCGAATATCCTACACCTGCAATCAGAGAAATGTTATTGAACGCTTTGATACACCGTAATTATATGGGTGCAATGACACAAATCCGTGTGTATGACGATAATATTAATGTGTGGAATGATGGAACATTGCCGGCAGGTATTAGTTCAGAAGCATTAAAAAGACCGCATCGGTCAAATCCACGAAACCCGATTATTGCAGATGTTTGTTTCAAAGGAGGTCTGATTGATTCGTGGGGGAGCGGAACGATAAAAATCATTGACACTTGTAAACAGGCTGAACTCCCCGAACCCGAACTTATCGAGCAAGATGGAGGTTTTTCGGTAACCCTTTTCAAAAATAAGTTGACAGTAGAACAGCTAACGAAACTTGGCTTAAACGAGCGACAGCTAAAAGCCGTTGACTATGTAAAAGAGAAAGGAAAAATTACGAATAGGGAGTACCAAACTATAAATTCAATTAGTGAGCGGACTGCATCAAGGGAATTGTCTGATTTGGTTGATAAAGAGGTATTGAAAAGTTCGGAAACAAAAGGCGCAGGTTCATATTTTTATTTATCCAGCGAATAG